The stretch of DNA AAAACATCTTTGGTTTTAGACATTTAGATtttatttagattattttgatacttttattatttattttaattttattattctatGTAATTAGCACATTCATATGATTCTCTAGATCATTTGGATAATTAAATAGGCACATTTAGATTAGAAATATGTGATATCAAGTATTTTATTCTCTGAGATCCCCCTTATTTAGGTAAGGGCCTCTGTGCTGAGCCTGGGTCTGGCAGCTCCTCATAGGGACTGGTAGCATTGGAAGAGCCTGGAAATCTTTCCCCAAACCTGAATCCTTTGATTTTCCCTTTTGAAGCACAGCTgatccaggctgagctccttcacagagagcagcaaaggGAAGCAGGAGCCTGGGAGACTCTCTCAGTGCATCTTCTCCCAGTGCAAGCAGCTCCAGTGGCACATGAAATTAGTTACAGATTGCTCCTGTCGAGCCTTTCCCTCCCACAATGGAAATGAAGGGAGCTGCTTCCGAAACAAGCAGGGCCACTGACCCTGCTCAGGCTTCCACTGCAAAAACACTGCTTGAAACAGGAAAGTTGGGAGCCAAGTGCTGTCATGAGCTCAAAGCAGAGGTGAAGGCAGAACTGCAGAGAGAATCCTCAATTCAAATCAATCTTTTATCAAGCCAAAGCTCATCAAAGctctgataaaaaataaaaaatttaccACTAAAATCCAGTGCATGCTGAGTGTTTCCTTATGTAGAACACAGAAGAATTATCACAGGCCAAAAGCAGAACAGCAACAGCTAAAATCCCTCAAGAGTtaactaaaaatgaaatttaaaccCAAGTTTTAAGCACAAGGTTACTCAGTGTCACACTCCTCACAGGTCTGAGACCCAAATTACCCCCAAAGGCAGCAAAGGGCTGTTTGGAGGAGTGTTTAGTGCAGACTGACCCCACTCAGCTGACAGCCCTGTGGGTGTCATTTGGgatcacagccccagcacaggcacaccCTGCAGTGAGTGGATGCTGCCCCAACAAAGGTTCCACGGGAGACACTTCCCTGAGCCAAGCAGCTTCCCTTAACTGCTGCAAGCAGTCATGTCTGTAGGGATCCACAAAGCAAAGCCTGAGGTGCCCTCTGCTGGTTCCTGAACTGAATGGAAATGTTAAAATTGAAGATTTTTAGGTCTGGGAAAGCCAAAGGCAATCCCAAACTCAAACCTGCATCACCACCTTGCCAGTTTTCCAGTGGTCCCTTGTTCTGTGTGTAAGGACAGGAAATCCTCAGAGATGTTTAAGCACAGGGCTCTCTCTACATCCGAcgaaacattttttaaaaccccataaaattaGTTTGTGTTGCTACACTTAATATTAATTACTCCCCAATTACCTCAAATCTCTCTCAGTAGTACCTACTTTATTTTCCTCGTTTTCTCCCCATAAAGATTGAATTTTCTGGATGTCTTCCCACAGGAAAGACATCCCATCTTCTTGTCATCCATGTCCAGagacctgcagcagccacacaaCCTGGACACACATCCAAATGAGTTGTCTGTACAATTTTATTTACCACCTGCAGTTACATTTACAAACTGTCCCATACAAGTAAAGCAGTTTTCAAAGTGAACTCAGAGCTACAAAAATTATTCTCTTCTCTGTACACAGCTTCAGAATTTATGTCTATACACAACTGCTGATTATGTTTAACAAAAATTCACTATTTTTTTGGCTCTGAAGATCTCCACAAAGGCAACTTGATAAGTTTTATCCCATTGCAATCATGACATTGAAgttcttgttcttgttttaCTTCCCTCTGCTTTCATCTGAAGCTCTGCATGgctttgttttgaaattctAATGAAGACAAAGCTACCACAAACCAGCAGTTTTAGTAACAAGAGAATTAAAATGCTGAGCAAAACCATCCAGCAACATTTCAAGCAATGTTTCACTTTAGATGTGCCTGCTCATCAGcagaaatattgaaattttaGCTGGCAATAAGATTCCAGAAAAGCACAAACAAGTGATTTAACATGAAATCAACTTTACAAACAGTCAACTTACAGAGACAAAACAAGGTTGGAGtgaggagccagagctgctcagggaagagAAATGTTTTGAGGAGCCTGAAGGGAGGAAGGATGAAACTCAAATATTGCTTTAAGAGTAACTTCCAGCTTTAAGCATTTCCAAATGTGATGAGAAAattgtatatatttaaaatataacttcAACCTTCCTggatgcagctcccagccacgAGTGAAAGCATTTCCCCAGGAGAGGGCAGGAGTTCTgcacacaggagctgccagccccaaaccctggcAAAGCTGAAATACACAACAAATCCTGGAGTGAAGTCAACAGGGCAAAAAATCCCTGCCTCAAACATGCATTTCTTCCTAAGGCTCTTTGCATCACAGTCCCCCAGACATAACCTTAATTATGTCAGTCAAACCTTTGTATTTGTTAATTAATTTGTTAATTCCTTTCAAGAGACAACACTGGAAATCTGGTCCTGGAGTTCACCAGCCTGGGATAAGATCAAAACTCCACAACaatcaataaaataatgaagCTAATTTAACCTTTCTGTTGCAGCAATCTCAGCCCCAGTCtatttttaaatccctccaaGGCTCACAGCAAGGCAACAGACTGGGAAAATCAACCATGTGGGAGCTCAGAATTGCTGTCTGACCCTCAACTAATTCCAGAATGGCCCAAACCAGTCTAACAGCAGCATCATTTTTAACATGAAAAGAAGCCAGACACAgtagctggagctgcctgctaTCAAACACTGAATGCTCAGTGTTGCATGGGCAGCTCCAAGTAAACTCTGGTGTGGAGCAATTCCACAGCAGGAAGCTTCCAGCACTCTCATGATATGAAGTAACTGAATATTAAAAAGCTGAAGGAAGTCCAGCAAGGCAAAGGCACACACACAGTCCCCCCAGCTGGTAACTGGGTTGCATAGATACACCATGACCTTGGTTACAAAGCTCAGAAGCAGCCAGGGaagaaaatgcagggaaaagtCCCTTTCTAAGATGTTTTATTATTCATTTGAAGGGAATGTAGCCACACTACAGCTGTCACTACCTGGTTTTTAAACACCTTCCAACTTCTCCTGTTTACAGGAGGAACACTCAAGGtgttcacatttatttttagccCCACTTTCTTTTCTAACAAGTGAAAAGATTGCATTTTAAACTCACGGTTTTAGTTCAGCTGCCAGTGTGAGAGAGAATCCCACAACATTTCAGGTTGTTTTGTCTATCTTATTTTCcttactttatttttactgtaacCTTGATTACTTCAGCACATAACATCCTGCTCAACCCTCATGAGTTGGGTAACACATTCAAAATAACGTCTGAAActgctctgaaatgttttgttgtttttatccattttcactgaaaaaatcctgttgaataaaaaagtgatttttttttccttaaacagtTCCCTAACACTGGAAAACCCACATGGCCCTGAGCACCAGGCAATTAAAAACCAATTCCAAGCCTGGTGCTCCACACCTTCCCTCACTCCTACAAagacaaaacataaaaatgagCCCAAAAAAACCAGGAAGATCATCTGAACATCACTGTTTATCACAACACATCACAAGTGGTCTCAGCTACAAATTTCTACAACCATTTCTTACTTTACAACTGCAACAAGAGTTTGAAGCTACCGAGAGCAGCCAGATTCTCTTACTATGCAGAAATACAAAAGGATTGCTAAAATTAGCTCCTCCATAAAACCAGAATACTACAAACAATGGGATTTTATCTGCAGAGAGCAACAGACCTAACAAAGAgtccaaaaatatattttattcctCCTGTGCTAAAGTGATGCTACCATACAAGTCCCCAGTTACATGAAATCAGCTTTTGGTAACTCATTTTTAATTGAACTTCTAATTTCAGCACATTTATCCTAACTTTTAAAGACTAAAAAACTCGAAGTCCACTTATTTGTTTCAACAAGTGCATTTTCCAGGAGCTCCACGCTGTCCATCCCTGCGTGCTCCAGGAGTTTGGCTCTGTAGGAAAATGATCTACAACCACCATGTGAACTGATGCATCAGTTCTCCAACTATAAACAGTcctcataatttaaaaaaaatcacttcataatttaaaatacatctcaCTGACACTCTGCTTGGAACTAGAATGTACCACCATTAGTAGCTGACTTAGAACATCAACTtgaatttgtgaaaaaaaagcTTGCAAAAAATAGATCGACTTCCAAATGTACAGAAAAGGACATTAGAGCTGGTATTTTTGGGTCACttaatgtatttcagaaagAGTAGCAAGCTGGGAGTGAAGTATCCTATATTACAAATATTCAAACACCTAAGCTGGACTGTTTTACACCTCGATTGCAGAGCAGGGTTAGTTCCAGACAGGGAATTTGGAAGCAGGTCCAAGGAACTGCAGCTCTGTTCAGTTAGACTTGATCACGTAGGCGGGCCAGTCTCTGTGACAGCTCATCCTGCACAGGTGGAAAACACAGGGAACACCAAGCATCAGCAACAGGAAAAGCAACTTTTTGCAGCTGATGAGAAATTCTCTCATGGCTTAACAGGATTTTCTTAAGACCTCAAGCATGGCTGTGAGGGAGGAGTTTCAGAACATAAAACTAAGgagagaaagaattttttcaaagaatgtgGGATATTTGATAGGACAAGGGAGctgaaattcttccctgtgagggtggggaggccctggcacaggttcccagagaagctgtggctgccccatgcctgggaatgtccaaggccgggttggacaggacttggagcaccctgggatagtggaaagtgtcgtgcccatggcaggggtggcactggatgagttttaaggttccttcccTTTAACATTCAACAAATGTATtgctaaaattaattaattttacaaGACTTTTAACCACACAATCTCCTTGAGACAGCTGAAATAGAATTTAGCAATTCAGCATTTTGTTTTGACTGAGTGAAGCATTAATTCTCACACCCCATTTCTCCAGGAAAAATTGACTTCACTGAAATCCAACATTTACCTGCTCTGCTGAGGCCACACTTGTAGCAACAGAACCAGTCTGTCCTTGAGGTAGTTCCATGTTCAGATCAAGGCTAAcaggagaaaacagagcaaacaCCAAGTCAGGCACAGGTGGATCAAGGGGGAAGCACAATAATTGACAGCAGAGCAATGAGAAACCCCCCAAACACACCAGAGTTACACAAGCTGGTGAGTAATTCTGACTCACTACCAGGACAAGTCAGCTATGTCCAGaggtaaaaggaaaattgtggcttttctctgcttccatGAAACAGACTCATAAAACAAAGGTTATTTGACCTTAGATATAACCAGGAAAGGGTGTTGGAACCAAGATTTATTTGAGAAATAGAAATTTCACCTACCCTGCTTCATCTGCCATTTCCTGCAGGAGCATGTCCACTTGGttctaaaagaaaacaaaatggattGTTGCATTTGGAGCTTCTGACAACATCATGATAGATTTTCAGAgaacaggaattattttaacagaACTGATTTAAAGGTAAATGCCTTTGGCAGAGCAGTGCTTAACCACCAGAAGGTATGAACTAAAAAACAAGGAGCAGAGATGCTCAGCAGTTAAAATGACATTAATTGAATTCTGGCTTGTAAATAATGCTTCTACAGAATTCATCTTAcctgtaaaaaaacccatacaaCTGAACGTTCCAAGTGCTGTTAATGAACAGTTTAGACAATAATTTAAGATCTAAAatgctaaaatatattttattattcttacTTGAGGTGTCGTTAATGTCGTAGTGTTGCTCATTGTGTCTTCCATCTGTTGTGTCTGAACATCCAGTGTCTCAAACTGATGCTCAAACTTGTCCATTAGTGCAGATatctatgaaaaatattaagaaaataatttatcttcAGATAACAAAAAATGCAACTCAGCTGGAAAACTCTTGATTGAGtttaaaacttgattttttaaaaaaaacttgtgCTTGTTGTCCCTTTTGCTTTTGATGCCAGCTCCAAGACAACTGAGTTCTAGTTACCTTTTCCAAGTTCATGCTCTTCAAGGTGGCATCCATCGACTTCACTACCCCTGCCATCGACTTTGTTACCTGAAACAAGGGGAAGGAAattattacaaggaaaaaatgagttTAGGAACAAATCCCTATGAAGGTGGGAAGGCCTTGGCACaggttcccagagaagctggggctgcccctggatccctggaagtgtccaaggccaggctggacagggcttggagcaatctgggatagtggaaggagtccctgcccatggcagggagtggcactgggtgggctttaaggtcctttacaacccaaattattctgggattctgttaTTTCTTACTCAGCTCTCTTATCTCTGTCCACAGAGCTCTGACAATATCAAATAGGAGGGAACATGCTACTGCTATCTGGAATGTCATATTTTAAATAGCTCTCACCATTCCCAGCTCTAGAAATTACCTCAGCCACTTGAAATACACATTCTGAGGCAAAATTCACTAAACATGAGCTTTATGTGGCATTCACTTCTGTAGACTTGAGAGCTGTCACTGTTAAGGGATACATTTGGTCCACAGGTCACAATAAACTTTCAAGGTGAAGAGGAGCAAATCAGTTTACCTTAAACAACTATCTGAGCTAAAAAAGATCTCTGGAACCACAACTCCAATCTCATTACTTTATTTACATGGGGAGAATATCTTTGAAAAAATCCAAagagcagctgccagaggaatTCCAGCACCCGATGACACTCGGTTACTTCTAAAAACAAAAGTGGAAGCTCCCAGCTCATTCCAGCCAGGATGAAGCCACTCCAGAGAAGATGAGAGGTCTCCCCTTTGCccctgcaggatggggagggcCTCACCTTGCCCATGGTGACAGCAGTCTGGACTCTGGCTGCCACGGCGTCCACGCGGGCGCTCATGCGCAGGAAGTTGATGGCCTGGTTCTTCTGGCGGATGGCGTTCTCCGCGTGGATCCGCGCCACTTCCATGTTCCCCTTCTGGATGGCCTTGGCAAAGAGGgagagacaaaaggaaaagattttacCCTTCCCTGCTCTTGTACATGGGATTTCTGTCTagtctgttttggttttgataaaAGCATTAATTACTCgctgtattttttcctattaaaaaagaaaacaaatccctctctcctcccacaACAGATCCCAAACATTTCCAAGATGAGAACTCCTAACTTCTGTCCAAGGAATGCACTTCAAATAGGAAGTTTTGCAGAGCTACAGAAACATAATTTCTGCTCCTGAAAACATGTTCAGTCTCAAGACACAAGCACAGGTGGTACAGCTGTATCTCATGGGCAAAAAATACATCAAATCAACTCAGCCTCTCTCTTCACTGCTTCAAGGACTCAAAAGCTGTTTTGAAGTTCCTCTCCACAAGCCCATTCAATACAAGCTGATAAACATGGAGTGGTTTTAACTCAGAGAACAGCAGCTTCTACCAAAGCACATACAAGACAATTCTCTAGGGAAGCAAATGCCATGAGGATGCACAAGGATTTATCCTCGTGTTTATTAATAAACACAGGAATATTTACAGTCACGTATTTTCAATCACAAACATTGACCACATGATTATTAGCATGCACACCAGGGAAATGATAAAACACCAGATGTCTTCCACCTCTCACAGGATCTAAAAAGCTTAGGTCAGACTTACCTTCTTAATTTTAgctttctcagccttttcttctttgtcgCATTTTTTGGAGTTCCTGTTGAGCTCCTTTGCAGCAAACTTCAGATTAAACAGGTGTTCTGCAGTGCAAGTTAAGGAACCAAACCTATTTCAGAGTGATAAATCCAACCACCAAACACCTCCCAAGAGGAACTGAGAGTGATTCTCTGCTGGTAACTTTCATTCCCTGCAACTCTCAGTGAAATGATGTGGTTTCCTGACATGCCTGGAAGCCTCCCCATCCAAAAAGAGCCCAAAGCCACTGAGGAACACAACAAATGAACAGTGTAACAGCAAACTGGCTCAGCTGGCCACGGCCAGCTACAACCCAGCAGGATCTTGGATTTAAATTGCTCATCCAGCTCCAGTCCTGGGTCATGTGAGTGATCCCAGGCTCCACAACAGCTCCATCGTCTGATTTGAGCAGAGAGCATTTCAGTCAGGAGagaagctttaaaaacaaaagttcaACTGCTTAAACTGAAAGGTCCAAGAAAACAGTAAGACAAGCCTTTAGAGTGATTTGGAATGATTGCACTAAACTCTTACTGAGAGAGAATAGAGTGTGTGCTGTAAAAATAACAATCAAAAACATTCTCTTAAAAGTACTATTGCTGAAAGCTTCCAAATAATATCAGTCTTTCTCAAACAACACCTAAGTAAAAAGCTTTGCAGGTTTCTTTCCTGCCACCTGTGACGTTCCAAGAGGAAGATGCAGCAGGTACTAAGATGATTAACAAGTGGAAGCACAAAGCTAAACATTATGAGGTTTCTTCAATATTTCAAGCACATCAATTATTCCAGAGCTGTTCTCTGCTTTAAAGTCCAGTCATTCCTCTTACTCTGATAGCAATCTGGAGACATTAGGAATGTCTTTGTTATCCTATAAACATCACAAGCAGGCTACAAACAGGTAACATGCATGACTTAATATCTAATTATGTAGATACTAGTACCAGAGCAGTTTATTTGGAAATAACTTCCTCAGTTACTCAGCTAGGGAATTTACCTGACATTAAACCAGAGGAGCacattcctgctcctcccttcAAGTGTCTTTCTCAACACGCCACAGCCCAAGTGGAACCCAGCTTCCACCTCAGTTTGTGACTCACAGTCAGCTGCTCCAACAATCCCTCAGTCCCTACCAGGACAACCGGCAGcgccagcactgcctgcacatTCCAGCCACACTGACACACAGAATCCACACTGAGACCTCTGGAATCTCAGTTTTCTGCCCCTGTGTGTTAAGATGGTTTTATACAGCAAGAAAGTTTCAGTCAGGCcacacagggctctgtgtgtAAATTCCTCCCAGGAAGCAAAGCTGATTGGGGGAttggggcacagccctgctgacatCACTCCAGTCTACACAAAGGTATGCTGTCCCTGCCGCACAATTTGCACTATTTTCGGTATAAACTGTGATTTCTTCCTCAGGAACTGGGCTGTCCCTCCatccaccacagccctgcctcctcctcactcccagcccaggcttCCTGATCACGCCGTGGGAAGAGAAACTGAACTTCCCACTCACTCGCTTGTCCCTTCAGGGCAGtgaaaccacagaatcacagagggTAGAAGGGACTTTTGGAGATGTCCCAGCCCAACCtctctgccctggcagggtcacctggagcaggtgaccaGGAACGTGTCCAGTGGGTTTGGGATTTCCCCAGAGGGGGAGATTCCACAATCCCCATGGCAGCTGTCCGGGGCTCTGCCCCCTCCACCGAAACAAGTTCCTCCTGGTGTTGAGGTGGAACTCCTTGGTTTTTAGTTTATGGCCACTGCTTCTCATCCTGGTGCTGGGCACCAccgagcagagcctggcaccatcctctGACACCCCCCGAGATACTGGTATGGAACATGAGATCCCTTCTCGGTTTTCTCGCCTTTAGAAGAGAATTCCGAGGTTGAGAGACCTCAGTCCCTGCCAGTGTCACACCCAGgcctccccctgctcccttctccaTGAGGGGGCTTCGCCTCCTCGCTCCCCGCGCCCCGGGGGCTCCTCCCGGCGGGGAGGCCTCGCTCGCCACCGCCAcctccccagcccggcccggcccggcccggcccggccccggcggctcccggcCCGTcccgcccgcggccccgcccgaGGATACTCTCCATGTTGGACATGCTGGCGGCcccggcgggagcggcgcggcTCCGGACCGGGCTGGGGCAGCGCTTGGCCCGGGgcgacggcggcggcggctccgggtTCCGGCCCCGTGACGAGCCGGGGCGGCGCCGCGCCTGCGGCTTtgggctgccagggagcggAGCGGCGGgccggccctgccctgctgtgggcaggaacGTCCGTGGAGACAAACCCCGGCCAGCCTGCCTTTGGACGCTTGCAGGGATGGCGGAGCTGCAGAGTCTCCGTGAAATCTGTTCCAGGGCCgcaccaccctcacaggggagaATTTCCTGCTAAGAGCTAGTCTAAATCacagaatgtcctgagctggaagggacgCACAAGGATCAGAGttcagctgctggccctgcacagacaccccagcaatcccaccctgagcatccctggcagtgctggccaaaccctcctggagctctggcagccttggggctgtgtcCATTCCTTTGTTCAGTGACaaaacaccctctgggggaagaaccttttcctaaaatccagcctgaccctggcacagctcctgtcagggtgctgtccctgtcaccacagagatcagtgcctgcccctccgCTTTCCCCCACCAGGGAGCTGTAACCACTCTGAGTTTCCCCTGTCTCCTCCAGCTGAACACACCGAGTGCCCTCAGCTGTCCTCAAGGCACTTCACCATCTTCAT from Catharus ustulatus isolate bCatUst1 chromosome 14, bCatUst1.pri.v2, whole genome shotgun sequence encodes:
- the CHMP1B gene encoding charged multivesicular body protein 1b, which encodes MSNMEKHLFNLKFAAKELNRNSKKCDKEEKAEKAKIKKAIQKGNMEVARIHAENAIRQKNQAINFLRMSARVDAVAARVQTAVTMGKVTKSMAGVVKSMDATLKSMNLEKISALMDKFEHQFETLDVQTQQMEDTMSNTTTLTTPQNQVDMLLQEMADEAGLDLNMELPQGQTGSVATSVASAEQDELSQRLARLRDQV